From the genome of Candidatus Methanoperedens sp., one region includes:
- the crcB gene encoding fluoride efflux transporter CrcB — translation MEKTRFSYIIIGGFLGSALRELIFQYFQGVGGTLIVNVLGSFILGYLMYGTELGFFSERERYLAGIGFCGGLTTFSTFMLQTLQYSAAPAAWNISANIIACLFAVFAGRAMAMKGLGT, via the coding sequence ATGGAAAAAACGAGATTTTCTTACATCATCATTGGTGGGTTTTTGGGTTCTGCTTTGAGGGAACTTATTTTCCAGTATTTTCAGGGAGTGGGGGGTACCTTAATTGTCAATGTCCTCGGAAGTTTCATCCTTGGTTACCTGATGTACGGAACTGAACTTGGTTTTTTCAGCGAGAGGGAAAGATACCTTGCCGGGATAGGTTTTTGCGGGGGCTTAACAACATTTTCGACTTTCATGCTGCAGACACTTCAATATTCCGCAGCACCTGCTGCATGGAATATATCTGCAAATATAATTGCCTGCCTTTTCGCGGTTTTTGCCGGACGAGCCATGGCAATGAAGGGGCTGGGAACATGA
- a CDS encoding ribonuclease Z codes for MLRVTFLGTGGTLPTPNRNPSAILVNREGDMMLFDCGEGTQQQMMRGKVGMKINSIFITHFHADHFLGIPGLIQTMSFNGRTEPLEIYGPEWTKQMVHLLMELGYYKLGFPINAHELENGSTIDKGEYFIKAVATDHGIPSLGYVLEEKKRIGRFNKEKAIELGVPVGHLFSKLQNGESVMINGRKILPSQVLGKSRPGRKLVYSGDTRPCGSIARESLGADLLIHDGTLADELKEWALETKHSTSGEAAALAKKAKVKQLILTHVSSRYSENVEMLYRDAKSVFENVKIAEEFMEIEIPLSE; via the coding sequence ATGCTGCGAGTGACTTTTCTCGGGACAGGAGGCACCCTGCCTACGCCGAACCGCAACCCTTCTGCCATACTTGTCAACAGGGAAGGAGATATGATGCTTTTTGACTGCGGCGAGGGCACGCAGCAGCAGATGATGCGAGGCAAAGTGGGCATGAAGATAAATTCCATCTTCATTACTCATTTCCATGCCGACCATTTTCTCGGGATCCCGGGACTAATACAGACCATGTCTTTTAACGGAAGGACTGAACCGCTTGAAATATACGGGCCGGAGTGGACCAAGCAGATGGTACATCTCCTCATGGAGCTGGGTTACTACAAGCTCGGTTTTCCCATAAACGCGCATGAACTGGAAAATGGGTCTACGATTGATAAAGGAGAATATTTTATAAAGGCTGTTGCCACAGATCATGGCATTCCCAGCCTTGGCTATGTGCTTGAGGAAAAAAAACGTATCGGCAGGTTTAACAAGGAAAAAGCTATCGAACTCGGGGTTCCGGTGGGGCATCTTTTTTCAAAGCTCCAGAATGGGGAGTCTGTCATGATAAATGGCAGAAAAATCTTGCCCTCCCAGGTATTAGGGAAAAGCCGTCCCGGCCGAAAACTGGTTTACAGCGGGGACACGCGGCCCTGTGGATCAATTGCCCGGGAAAGCTTGGGAGCGGACCTTCTTATCCACGACGGGACGCTTGCCGATGAGCTGAAGGAGTGGGCTCTTGAAACAAAACATTCGACATCGGGGGAAGCCGCAGCTCTTGCGAAAAAAGCAAAAGTAAAGCAATTGATATTGACACATGTCAGTTCCAGGTACTCGGAAAATGTAGAGATGCTATACCGTGATGCAAAGAGCGTATTTGAAAATGTCAAAATCGCAGAAGAATTCATGGAAATAGAAATACCTCTCAGTGAATAA
- the fabG gene encoding 3-oxoacyl-ACP reductase FabG: MRLDNKVAIITGGGSGIGRETAMLFAEEGAKVAITGRTDERIKKVCEEISEKGGKSIYVRGDVSIKEDMDEVVNKTINEFGRIDILINNAGINQDALVTKMTREQWNGVINIDLSGAFNCIQAVVDVMINQGSGVIINASSISGIYGNIGQVNYASAKAGLIGLTKTLAKELGKKGIRVNAVAPGFTVTPMTSKVPEKIMNIMIEKTPLRRLAEPRDIAYAYLYLASDEARFVNGAVLSVDGGLTI, from the coding sequence ATGAGACTCGATAACAAAGTTGCAATTATTACAGGTGGAGGGAGCGGTATTGGCAGGGAAACTGCAATGCTGTTCGCCGAGGAGGGTGCAAAGGTGGCAATAACTGGAAGGACGGATGAGAGAATAAAGAAAGTCTGCGAAGAGATAAGCGAAAAAGGTGGAAAATCAATCTATGTCCGGGGGGATGTTTCAATAAAGGAAGACATGGATGAAGTCGTCAATAAGACTATCAATGAATTTGGGCGGATTGATATCCTGATAAACAACGCAGGGATCAATCAGGATGCTTTAGTAACTAAAATGACCAGGGAACAGTGGAATGGTGTCATTAACATCGATCTTTCCGGCGCTTTCAATTGCATCCAGGCAGTGGTCGATGTAATGATCAACCAGGGTAGTGGTGTGATTATCAATGCGTCATCAATTTCAGGCATATATGGTAATATCGGACAGGTAAATTACGCTTCGGCAAAGGCTGGGCTAATAGGTTTGACCAAGACCCTTGCAAAGGAACTCGGTAAAAAAGGCATCCGTGTCAATGCGGTCGCTCCGGGATTCACAGTTACACCCATGACTTCGAAAGTACCTGAAAAAATTATGAATATAATGATAGAGAAGACCCCTCTTCGCAGGCTGGCAGAGCCACGGGATATTGCCTACGCATACCTTTATCTCGCTTCGGATGAGGCGAGGTTCGTTAACGGGGCAGTGCTCTCGGTCGACGGGGGATTGACCATCTGA
- a CDS encoding AMP phosphorylase, with translation MELKVQPLQIKAGKFKVVLNTEDAKELGVRGGDRVQLKDHSYITAIVETGDMIQRGNLGVYQECCEKLGKICPLTVDIIPTSRPSSVGFIKKYMDHQKLTQEEIYQIVQDIVRDNLTEIELSAFVTSSYIHGMSSDEVEWLTRAMIDTGEKIEFDTHPIVDKHSIGGVPGNKISLLVVPIIAANGLLIPKTSSRAITGAAGTADLMEVLAPVEFGAEEIKSITEKVGGVIAWGGATNIAPADDKLIHAEYPLGIDPHNQLLASIMAKKGAVGADCVVIDIPIGSGTKVPTIQEGKKLARDLIELGERLGMSVECAMTYGASPVGRTVGPAIEVREALKVLETMQGPNSLIEKSTALAGILLEMGGAAAKGHGKDIAMETLRSGKALGKLREIIEAQGGNPKITYADIKPGEHRAELASPAEGYVIEFDNKRIVEIARIAGAPIDRGSGVWIHKKKGEIVKKGEPLITIFADKSWKLTNALKSAETDFPIIVEGMLLERVQATKVF, from the coding sequence ATGGAATTAAAAGTCCAACCACTTCAAATAAAGGCAGGAAAATTCAAGGTTGTCCTAAATACCGAAGATGCTAAGGAACTGGGGGTTCGCGGCGGCGACCGAGTTCAATTAAAAGATCATAGTTATATCACTGCGATCGTTGAAACAGGCGATATGATTCAAAGAGGTAACCTAGGGGTATACCAGGAATGTTGCGAGAAACTTGGAAAGATATGCCCACTTACAGTAGATATCATACCCACTTCAAGACCCAGCTCCGTCGGCTTCATTAAAAAATATATGGATCACCAGAAGCTGACGCAGGAAGAGATATACCAGATCGTCCAGGATATTGTCAGGGATAACCTTACGGAAATAGAGTTGTCTGCATTCGTTACCTCTTCATACATCCACGGAATGAGCTCGGATGAGGTCGAATGGCTCACAAGGGCAATGATCGATACGGGCGAGAAGATCGAATTCGATACCCATCCCATTGTGGACAAGCACAGCATCGGGGGTGTACCTGGGAATAAAATATCGCTGCTGGTCGTACCCATAATAGCTGCGAACGGTCTCCTGATACCCAAGACAAGCTCACGGGCCATTACCGGCGCGGCAGGCACAGCTGACCTTATGGAAGTGCTTGCACCAGTAGAATTCGGGGCCGAGGAAATAAAATCCATTACAGAGAAGGTAGGAGGCGTGATCGCATGGGGTGGCGCTACAAATATAGCTCCGGCTGATGACAAGCTGATACATGCTGAATATCCACTCGGGATAGACCCCCATAACCAGCTTCTTGCGTCCATAATGGCGAAAAAGGGGGCAGTTGGCGCAGACTGTGTCGTCATCGATATACCCATCGGCAGCGGGACAAAAGTTCCCACGATTCAGGAGGGAAAAAAACTGGCAAGGGACTTGATCGAACTGGGAGAAAGGCTCGGGATGAGTGTGGAATGCGCCATGACCTACGGCGCCTCACCGGTCGGAAGGACGGTCGGTCCGGCAATCGAGGTCAGGGAGGCTCTCAAAGTACTGGAAACAATGCAGGGGCCTAACAGCCTTATTGAAAAGAGTACGGCACTTGCCGGCATCTTGCTTGAAATGGGCGGAGCAGCGGCCAAAGGGCACGGTAAGGATATAGCGATGGAAACACTTCGTTCAGGCAAGGCTCTGGGCAAATTAAGGGAAATCATAGAGGCACAGGGTGGAAATCCTAAAATAACATATGCCGATATAAAACCGGGTGAACATAGGGCTGAGCTTGCATCCCCGGCAGAAGGTTATGTTATTGAATTCGACAATAAAAGAATCGTGGAGATAGCGAGGATTGCGGGAGCCCCCATTGACAGAGGGTCGGGGGTGTGGATCCATAAGAAAAAAGGTGAGATCGTTAAGAAAGGTGAACCCCTGATAACGATTTTCGCTGACAAGAGCTGGAAACTAACAAATGCATTAAAGAGTGCGGAGACGGACTTCCCCATAATTGTGGAAGGCATGCTTTTAGAGAGAGTCCAGGCAACGAAGGTCTTTTAG
- the aroD gene encoding type I 3-dehydroquinate dehydratase — translation MVRLGGLELKRSVVAALGENPVEYANKAKQLGADILELRIDLLDGDARQSLQDVKGIGLPVIITNRMKQEGGEWHRDESLRIKTLVSLLPLSDAVDIELCSDKRDDVVKVASDAGKTVIISTHDFQKTPRLDVMMGIFNESFEAGADIAKLAVMPNSLEDVLRLFEATLRAKGPVCTIAMGETGRHSRVIAPIYGSVMTYGYVENALAPGQLRVDELKNILGKI, via the coding sequence ATGGTGCGCTTAGGAGGTCTGGAACTTAAAAGATCGGTGGTTGCGGCATTAGGAGAAAATCCTGTCGAATATGCAAATAAAGCAAAACAGCTTGGGGCAGATATCCTGGAATTAAGGATCGATCTCCTGGATGGCGATGCCCGTCAATCACTTCAGGATGTTAAAGGAATCGGCCTCCCTGTAATTATTACAAACCGGATGAAGCAGGAGGGAGGAGAGTGGCACAGGGATGAGTCATTGCGCATTAAGACATTGGTCTCTTTATTGCCTCTTTCAGATGCAGTTGACATTGAGTTATGCTCGGATAAGAGAGATGATGTCGTTAAAGTAGCGAGTGATGCAGGGAAAACAGTTATAATATCCACACATGATTTCCAGAAGACACCGAGGTTAGATGTTATGATGGGAATATTCAATGAATCATTTGAGGCTGGGGCTGATATCGCTAAACTCGCTGTAATGCCGAATTCCCTTGAAGATGTGCTGCGATTATTTGAGGCTACCCTGCGAGCAAAAGGACCGGTGTGCACCATTGCCATGGGTGAAACAGGAAGGCACTCGCGTGTTATAGCTCCCATCTATGGATCTGTCATGACATATGGGTATGTAGAGAATGCGCTAGCTCCAGGGCAGTTGCGTGTAGATGAGTTGAAAAATATCTTAGGAAAAATCTGA
- a CDS encoding UbiA family prenyltransferase, producing the protein MSWRNNIELLRLCNSPASIISPFPIFAISLFLISRREFNIHDLPILFAGIVISLFSNFGSNLWNHCNDIKEDLAQGKKTILTQDRSMQKTALFIAVMLYAFSILFVYYLSIELKKPIYLFFLIWAFATWWYSDNLILKKIIGFRLKEHYIGEFITYGVAWPTYTLSIWLVYSDLNAKGVLTSAAFFLLSISALLLKDLKDITGDRKAGLKTFGVTFSPSRLIRYSSYMMLLFYFILLNPLSLNLFGIGILVMIFPFVYFFKNTFAHMYKKNWVLELEDMKALKCIGKSIYASVIFIGLSAFH; encoded by the coding sequence ATGAGCTGGAGAAACAATATTGAACTATTAAGATTGTGCAACTCTCCAGCTTCTATAATTTCACCTTTCCCTATTTTTGCAATTTCCCTTTTTCTAATATCTCGCAGAGAGTTCAATATTCACGATTTACCCATTCTATTTGCCGGAATAGTTATCTCACTTTTTTCGAACTTTGGTTCTAACTTATGGAACCATTGCAATGATATAAAAGAGGATTTGGCACAAGGCAAGAAAACGATTTTAACACAGGATAGATCAATGCAAAAAACAGCACTGTTTATCGCTGTCATGCTCTACGCATTCTCTATACTCTTTGTTTATTATTTATCAATCGAACTTAAAAAGCCAATTTACTTGTTTTTTTTAATTTGGGCTTTTGCAACCTGGTGGTATTCGGATAATCTAATTCTTAAAAAAATTATTGGTTTTAGACTAAAAGAGCATTATATAGGTGAGTTTATCACCTATGGCGTTGCATGGCCCACGTATACATTGAGCATCTGGCTTGTATATTCTGATTTAAATGCCAAAGGAGTATTGACATCTGCGGCATTCTTTTTACTTAGCATATCAGCGCTACTGTTAAAGGATTTAAAAGACATAACAGGAGATAGGAAAGCTGGTTTAAAAACTTTTGGAGTAACATTCTCCCCTTCTCGACTAATACGATACTCCTCTTACATGATGTTGTTATTTTATTTTATCTTACTGAATCCACTTTCTTTAAATCTTTTTGGTATCGGTATTTTGGTCATGATCTTTCCATTCGTTTATTTTTTTAAAAATACCTTTGCCCACATGTATAAAAAAAACTGGGTTTTAGAGCTAGAAGATATGAAAGCACTGAAATGCATAGGCAAATCTATCTATGCATCGGTGATATTTATAGGGCTGAGCGCTTTTCATTAA
- the phaC gene encoding class III poly(R)-hydroxyalkanoic acid synthase subunit PhaC — MNSLDFIERQIKFVRGMEILLEPPEITVGTTPSEVVYAEDDMKLLHYIPTSEKSYPIPVLIVYAFVNRYYILDLQPDKSVIKKLLNEGLDVYIIDWGYPSGADMYLTLDDYVNGYINNAVDKVREISGTEKITLLGVCQGGTLSVMYASLYPEKVKNLVALVTPVNFDTDKGLLHIWAKSLDVDKMVDYYGIVPGDLLNVGFLLTDPFRLMIDKYVGLFERIEGEPDNAGYLRNEETVKTFLRMEKWIFDSPDQAGEAFRQFMKDCYQNNLLIKNEMKLDGKKIDLKKITMPLLNVMAETDHLVPNAASIPLNDAVASEDKETLIFPTGHIGIFVGSKSQKEVCPKIAEWLKPRSLPEEMKERSEEQREQAGVEKPGQPVVRKRRGRKARRSVK, encoded by the coding sequence ATGAACAGTCTTGATTTCATAGAGAGGCAGATAAAATTCGTAAGAGGGATGGAAATACTGCTGGAACCTCCCGAAATTACAGTTGGGACTACCCCTTCGGAGGTCGTCTATGCAGAAGACGACATGAAGCTTCTGCATTACATTCCAACATCAGAAAAATCGTATCCGATTCCGGTGTTGATAGTATATGCATTTGTTAACAGGTATTACATCCTGGATCTCCAGCCCGATAAGAGCGTGATAAAAAAGCTGCTGAATGAGGGCCTCGATGTCTACATCATTGATTGGGGATACCCTTCGGGGGCAGACATGTACCTGACCCTTGATGATTACGTTAACGGCTATATAAATAATGCAGTGGACAAAGTCAGGGAAATATCGGGAACGGAAAAGATCACACTGCTCGGGGTGTGCCAGGGGGGAACGCTTTCCGTGATGTACGCCTCACTTTATCCTGAAAAAGTGAAGAACCTTGTTGCCCTTGTGACACCGGTGAATTTCGATACGGATAAAGGACTTCTCCATATCTGGGCAAAAAGCCTGGATGTTGACAAGATGGTTGACTACTATGGGATAGTACCAGGGGATCTGCTGAATGTTGGATTCCTGCTCACGGATCCTTTCAGGCTTATGATAGACAAGTATGTGGGATTATTCGAGAGGATCGAAGGCGAGCCTGATAATGCGGGTTATCTCAGGAATGAGGAGACGGTCAAGACCTTCCTGCGGATGGAGAAATGGATATTTGACAGCCCAGACCAGGCAGGCGAAGCTTTTCGGCAGTTCATGAAGGACTGCTACCAGAACAACCTTCTCATCAAGAATGAGATGAAGCTAGACGGGAAGAAGATCGACCTGAAAAAAATAACGATGCCCCTATTAAATGTTATGGCGGAGACGGATCATCTTGTTCCCAACGCTGCGAGCATTCCGCTTAACGATGCGGTTGCGAGCGAAGATAAGGAGACACTCATTTTCCCGACGGGGCATATCGGTATCTTTGTTGGTTCCAAATCGCAGAAAGAGGTTTGTCCGAAGATTGCGGAGTGGCTGAAGCCGAGATCTTTACCGGAAGAGATGAAAGAGCGATCGGAAGAGCAAAGAGAGCAAGCTGGAGTGGAAAAACCCGGACAACCGGTAGTGCGTAAAAGAAGAGGTCGTAAGGCGAGGAGAAGCGTAAAATGA
- a CDS encoding AbrB/MazE/SpoVT family DNA-binding domain-containing protein — protein sequence MGKVVKLRKSGKSLIITIPMAIAEMFNLKEGSLVEIEPFTSSSMQLKVK from the coding sequence ATGGGTAAAGTTGTAAAGCTCCGGAAGTCGGGCAAAAGCCTGATCATAACCATACCAATGGCAATAGCTGAAATGTTTAACCTCAAAGAAGGATCGTTGGTAGAGATTGAGCCATTTACCTCTAGCTCCATGCAGCTTAAGGTAAAATGA
- a CDS encoding archease, giving the protein MPFRYLEDIATSDVAFEAEGRNLEELFRDAAFAISEVMADTKSIKPAVSRKIELKNESIEGLLFDWLSELVYLKDAESILFGRFDVTIKKNDEYELYAIISGETIDREKHTLRSDVKAVTYHLYEVRKKGQNWIARVVLDI; this is encoded by the coding sequence ATGCCTTTTCGATATCTTGAGGACATCGCTACTTCGGATGTTGCCTTTGAGGCCGAAGGCAGGAATCTGGAAGAATTGTTCAGGGATGCGGCATTCGCGATCTCTGAGGTCATGGCAGATACGAAAAGCATAAAACCAGCGGTTAGCAGAAAGATCGAATTGAAAAACGAATCTATTGAGGGGCTTCTTTTTGACTGGCTCTCAGAGCTGGTCTATCTTAAGGACGCCGAATCGATTCTCTTTGGAAGATTTGATGTGACAATCAAAAAAAATGATGAATACGAACTTTACGCAATAATATCCGGCGAGACCATCGACCGGGAAAAGCATACCTTGAGATCGGACGTAAAAGCAGTCACCTACCATCTATACGAGGTCAGGAAGAAAGGACAAAACTGGATCGCAAGGGTCGTACTTGACATTTAG
- a CDS encoding CrcB family protein codes for MNIALILLVGAGGALGAILRYIVSGIFPVWKDLPTGTLLVNFTGSALLSIITYGSNPLPYFADAGILGGFTTFSTFSYESFRLLERGESRIFAANILLSLILCGGGVIAGKLMVM; via the coding sequence ATGAACATTGCACTTATCCTTCTTGTTGGGGCAGGAGGCGCGCTTGGAGCTATTCTCAGGTATATTGTTTCCGGAATATTCCCGGTCTGGAAAGACCTGCCCACGGGAACCCTGCTCGTGAATTTTACAGGTTCCGCCCTGCTTTCCATAATAACGTACGGCTCAAACCCGCTGCCATATTTTGCAGATGCAGGCATACTTGGAGGATTTACAACGTTTTCAACATTCAGCTATGAGAGCTTCCGGCTGCTTGAACGTGGTGAGTCCCGGATTTTTGCTGCTAACATATTGTTGAGCCTGATCCTGTGCGGTGGCGGTGTAATTGCAGGTAAATTGATGGTAATGTAA